From Eptesicus fuscus isolate TK198812 chromosome 13, DD_ASM_mEF_20220401, whole genome shotgun sequence, the proteins below share one genomic window:
- the LOC103292797 gene encoding mas-related G-protein coupled receptor member X2-like, whose protein sequence is MEERVTAAGFESTNMTATAWGTELTPTNGSDQALSKCNKATLTPAVLVFTVALVGLAGNAVVLWLLGFRMRRNAFSIYILNLAGADFVFLCCQIIYSLQTFISHFHSRCIFIPYIFITVSIFSYISGLSFLSAISTERCLSVLWPFWYRSRRPRHLSTTMCGLLWALSLLLSILEGNYCGFLVRKRDQTWCQAFDFTIIAWLILLFVLLSGSSLALLTRLCGSHRVPLTRLYVVILLTVLVVLVCGLPFGFKWFLCYWTQTLCSKTFSYFLRRTWVILSSLNSSANPIIYFFVGSFRQQGQLRQTLRLVLQRALEDVTEVKKSSRSLPQETRELSGSSSTR, encoded by the coding sequence GGTCACCGCTGCAGGGTTTGAGAGCACAAATATGACTGCCACAGCCTGGGGGACAGAGCTCACACCAACCAATGGAAGTGACCAGGCTCTTTCTAAATGTAACAAAGCGACCCTGACCCCAGCCGTGCTGGTCTTCACCGTGGCcctggtggggctggcagggaacGCGGTGGTACTCTGGCTCCTGGGCTTCCGCATGCGCAGGAACGCCTTCTCCATCTACATCCTCAACCTGGCGGGGGCCGACTTCGTCTTCCTCTGCTGCCAGATTATATATTCCCTGCAGACATTCATCAGCCACTTCCATTCCAGGTGCATTTTCATCCCCTACATTTTCATCACTGTGTCGATCTTTTCCTACATCTCAGGCCTGAGCTttctcagcgccatcagcacggAGCGCTGCCTGTCTGTCCTGTGGCCCTTCTGGTACCGCTCCCGCCGCCCCAGACACCTGTCCACCACCATGTGcggcctgctctgggccctgtccctgctgctgaGCATCCTGGAAGGGAACTACTGTGGCTTCCTGGTGAGGAAACGTGACCAAACTTGGTGTCAGGCGTTTGATTTCACCATCATCGCGTGGCTGATTTTGCTGTTTGTGCTTCTCTCTgggtccagcctggccctgctgaCCAGACTGTGTGGCTCCCACCGGGTGCCCCTGACCAGGCTCTATGTGGTCATCCTGCTCACCGTGCTGGTCGTCCTCGTCTGCGGCCTGCCCTTCGGCTTCAAGTGGTTTCTGTGCTACTGGACTCAGACACTTTGCAGTAAGACGTTTTCCTACTTTCTTAGAAGGACTTGGGTCATCCTGTCTAGTCTTAACAGCAGCGCCAACCCCATCATTTACTTTTTCGTCGGCTCCTTCAGGCAGCAGGGGCAGCTGCGGCAGACCCTCAGGTTGGTCCTGCAGAGGGCTTTGGAGGACGTCACCGAGGTGAAGAAAAGTAGCAGAAGCCTTCCCCAGGAAACCAGGGAGCTTTCAGGGAGCAGTTCCACACGGTGA